From a region of the Triticum aestivum cultivar Chinese Spring chromosome 7D, IWGSC CS RefSeq v2.1, whole genome shotgun sequence genome:
- the LOC123164857 gene encoding basic leucine zipper 19 — protein sequence MDDGDIDFSNPETFLCEAMGNDPPASCSMGTYFDDILNGDTDHLACTHTHTCNPPVHDLAHHTHTCVHVHTKILSASDDAAETSESLPESKKQRPSGNRAAVRKYREKKKAHTALLEEEVAHLKAVNQQLVKKLQSHSALEAEVARLRCLLVDIRGRIEGEIGTFPYQRTVKSNDFVDQGSFLGGAQVMNSCGFRCNDQLYCNPGMQQARTMDDDGVMSGQVLGQGAGDSMGCVKPGSLNPPGCRGGQML from the coding sequence ATGGACGACGGGGACATCGACTTCTCCAACCCGGAGACGTTCCTGTGCGAGGCCATGGGCAACGACCCGCCGGCCAGCTGCTCCATGGGGACCTACTTCGACGACATCCTCAACGGCGACACCGACCACCTCGCCTGCACCCACACCCACACCTGCAACCCGCCCGTGCACGACCTCGCGCACCACACCCACACCTGCGTCCACGTCCACACCAAGATCCTCTCCGCCTCCGACGACGCCGCCGAGACCTCCGAGTCGCTGCCGGAGAGCAAGAAGCAGCGCCCCTCCGGTAACCGCGCGGCCGTCAGGAAGTACCGCGAGAAGAAGAAGGCCCACACCGCGCTGCTCGAGGAGGAGGTGGCTCACCTCAAGGCTGTCaaccagcagctcgtcaagaagctCCAGAGCCACTCCGCGCTCGAGGCCGAGGTCGCCAGGCTCCGCTGCCTGCTTGTTGACATCAGAGGGAGGATCGAGGGGGAGATTGGCACCTTCCCTTACCAGCGGACGGTCAAAAGCAACGATTTTGTCGACCAGGGGAGCTTTCTCGGTGGTGCCCAGGTTATGAATTCCTGCGGTTTCAGATGCAACGATCAGCTGTACTGCAATCCAGGAATGCAGCAGGCCAGAACTATGGACGACGATGGTGTTATGAGTGGCCAGGTTTTGGGGCAAGGTGCTGGTGACTCTATGGGCTGTGTAAAACCAGGTTCTTTAAACCCCCCAGGCTGCCGTGGGGGCCAAATGCTGTAA
- the LOC123169589 gene encoding basic leucine zipper 19-like — protein MLQYFSSCRHLSKKQNENCTQAAREHSLIKRLQAKQLLIAAMDDGNLDCSSMGSYFDDILMDTEQVACTHTHTCNPPAHHLPHTHTCLHVHSKIAASASSDAGAETPAEFEDAHATSRSKRRRPSGNQAAVRKYREKKKAHTALLEEEAARLRAMNEQLAKKVQDHAALEAEAARLRCLLVDVRGRIEGEIGAFPYHRRPAKGAGQGGAQVMSSCDFIATCEQPHTCFL, from the coding sequence ATGTTGCAGTATTTCTCATCATGTCGACACCTTTCTAAAAAACAAAACGAAAATTGCACGCAAGCAGCACGTGAGCACAGCTTAATTAAGCGTCTCCAAGCCAAGCAGCTGCTAATCGCGGCCATGGACGACGGGAACCTCGACTGCTCCTCCATGGGCAGCTACTTCGACGACATCCTCATGGACACGGAGCAGGTTGCTTGCACCCATACCCACACCTGCAACCCGCCCGCCCACCacctcccccacacacacacctGTCTCCACGTCCACTCCAAgatcgccgcctccgcctcctccgacgCCGGCGCGGAGACCCCGGCCGAGTTCGAGGACGCCCACGCCACCTCCAGGAGCAAGAGGCGCCGTCCGTCGGGCAACCAGGCGGCCGTGCGCAAGTACCGGGAGAAGAAGAAGGCGCACacggcgctgctggaggaggaggcggcccgtCTGAGGGCTATGAACGAGCAGCTCGCCAAGAAGGTCCAGGACCACGCCGCGCTCGAGGCCGAGGCGGCCAGGCTCCGATGCCTGCTCGTCGACGTCAGGGGCAGGATCGAAGGGGAGATCGGCGCCTTCCCTTACCACCGCCGGCCGGCCAAGGGCGCCGGTCAGGGCGGTGCCCAGGTTATGAGCTCATGTGATTTCATAGCAACCTGTGAACAACCTCATACGTGTTTTCTTTAA
- the LOC123168252 gene encoding F-box protein PP2-B11, translated as MVTGMCDLPADCLALVASLTSPGDACRLAATAVALRAAADSDQVWGSFLPADCADILARCSTPGDGRCLEGETNKELFSRLCDCPVLLDGGKLSFSLERHSGAKKYMIALWHGFGGYQYYGLEDSSSHTFTFTPVCSCALGR; from the exons ATGGTGACAGGCATGTGCGACCTCCCAGCGGACTGCCTGGCGCTGGTCGCCTCCCTGACATCCCCCGGGGATGCGTGCAGGTTGGCGGCCACCGCCGTCGCGCTCCGGGCGGCTGCCGACTCCGACCAGGTCTGGGGGAGCTTCCTCCCGGCAGACTGCGCGGACATCCTCGCGCGGTGCAGCACCCCCGGTGATGGGCGCTGCCTCGAAGGCGAAACGAACAAGGAGCTCTTCTCCCGACTCTGCGACTGCCCCGTCCTCCTCGACGGCGGCAAGCTG AGCTTCTCGCTGGAGAGGCATAGCGGCGCCAAGAAGTACATGATAGCTCTGTGGCACGGATTTGGTGGCTACCAGTACTACGGATTGGAGGACTCGTCCAGTCACACTTTCACCTTCACTCCAG TGTGCAGCTGCGCTCTAGGGAGGTGA